The following are encoded together in the Spirochaetota bacterium genome:
- the nusB gene encoding transcription antitermination factor NusB, producing MGHRRKSREYALQGLYMFETVHTTPDELATLGWVDKDISEDIRQFALSLIDGSLRNMDEIDDLIKTYSKNWKFERLSAVDKSILRLSIFALLHLPDIPSAVTINEGIELGKIYGGESSGQFINGILDAIHKYELNREETAESEPDNKK from the coding sequence ATGGGACACCGGCGGAAATCCCGGGAATATGCGCTCCAGGGACTTTATATGTTCGAAACGGTGCATACAACTCCCGACGAGCTCGCCACGCTCGGATGGGTGGATAAGGACATATCCGAGGACATCCGCCAGTTCGCCCTCTCGCTGATCGACGGATCTTTACGGAACATGGACGAGATCGATGACCTCATAAAGACCTATTCCAAAAACTGGAAGTTCGAACGCCTGAGCGCAGTCGACAAGTCCATTCTGAGGCTTTCCATTTTCGCGCTGCTTCACCTCCCGGACATTCCGTCGGCGGTCACGATCAATGAGGGCATCGAGCTCGGGAAGATCTACGGCGGCGAGAGCTCCGGACAGTTTATAAACGGCATACTCGACGCCATACATAAATATGAACTGAATAGGGAGGAAACAGCGGAGAGTGAGCCCGATAACAAAAAATAG
- a CDS encoding tetratricopeptide repeat protein, with protein MSPITKNRFSISSGDETDDAPGEIKRNRLSLAESLKSRKYLPVAVISGIAVLAVSAILLLTAYYKKPSLFTPSDKTAGESIYSDTDKKELPAGAVENIHLKRGIESYHKGYFNDALAEFAEVVESGASNEEKAMALTYAGIIHDDKGDFNKAIESYNRALTYDRKNPVIYRNIALAYRRKKDYDKAAEFAEKAVDTDSGNIHNRVLRGNIYFEQGRYADAAREYEAALETSPEDPPALYNLAIALLKKGDEVSAIEYLKRAGAADKIGQVASRAYGRLGVLFTERRDYPQAEKFLVLAVSIAPRDAVNHYNLGIVYSRQNKNEKALEAFVKAGELGHGDVAMLESLGEAYYSLKDYDRSLETYNRLLGTSKRNARVLSRIAEIYYDKGDLDRAYEFYHRITTYEPASENARVAYLNMGNILDDAQRFEESIQAYEKALAISPKDDSALYNLGIAYKHAGKPQLAIESWKKAAELNPDNPQPLLALADFYYENNHYDMAMDEYQRILRRWPNIQEGHFSLATIYYKKNLLDYAREEYKRVIEINEKSDLARRAYVNLGILASKIEKPSDDSMRNAVGYVQKALLLKPGDAEALFSLGLLYAKKEMHDKAIDIFYQAVRATNDPKVIAESYNNIGKCYFKKGMYKKALQSFTRGIEEDPVNEELRMNRKVAMQAYEEELARR; from the coding sequence GTGAGCCCGATAACAAAAAATAGGTTTTCCATTTCCTCCGGCGACGAGACGGACGACGCCCCGGGCGAAATAAAACGAAACAGGCTCAGCCTGGCCGAGTCCCTCAAAAGCCGGAAATACCTCCCGGTGGCGGTCATATCGGGAATCGCCGTGCTGGCCGTCTCCGCCATCCTTCTGCTCACCGCCTACTACAAGAAACCGTCGCTGTTCACTCCATCCGATAAAACGGCGGGCGAGTCCATCTACTCGGACACCGACAAAAAGGAGCTCCCCGCAGGCGCGGTCGAGAACATCCATCTCAAAAGGGGCATCGAAAGCTATCACAAGGGATATTTCAACGACGCGCTGGCCGAGTTCGCCGAGGTGGTCGAGTCCGGTGCCTCCAACGAGGAAAAGGCCATGGCGCTCACCTATGCGGGCATCATCCACGATGACAAGGGCGATTTCAACAAAGCGATAGAAAGCTACAACCGGGCCCTGACCTACGACCGTAAAAATCCGGTGATCTACCGGAACATCGCCCTGGCCTACCGGCGCAAGAAAGACTACGACAAGGCGGCGGAGTTCGCCGAAAAGGCGGTCGACACCGACTCGGGCAATATTCACAACAGGGTGCTGCGCGGCAACATCTACTTCGAACAGGGCCGCTATGCCGACGCCGCGCGCGAATACGAGGCCGCGCTCGAAACCTCACCCGAGGACCCGCCCGCGCTCTATAACCTGGCCATCGCCCTCCTCAAAAAAGGCGACGAGGTCTCCGCAATCGAATATCTCAAGCGCGCCGGCGCCGCCGATAAAATCGGACAGGTCGCCTCGCGCGCGTACGGACGGCTCGGCGTTCTCTTCACCGAGAGGCGCGACTATCCACAGGCCGAAAAATTCCTGGTGCTCGCCGTCTCCATCGCCCCTCGCGACGCCGTCAATCATTACAACCTGGGAATAGTCTATTCCCGGCAGAACAAAAACGAAAAGGCACTGGAGGCCTTCGTCAAGGCCGGCGAGCTCGGCCACGGCGACGTGGCGATGCTCGAGAGCCTGGGCGAGGCCTATTACTCGCTGAAAGACTACGACCGCAGCCTCGAGACCTACAACCGCCTGCTCGGCACCTCGAAGCGAAACGCGCGAGTTCTTTCACGCATCGCCGAAATATATTACGACAAGGGCGACCTGGACCGGGCCTACGAGTTCTATCACAGGATTACCACCTACGAACCGGCCTCGGAAAACGCGCGCGTGGCCTATCTCAACATGGGCAACATCCTCGACGACGCCCAGCGCTTCGAGGAATCGATCCAGGCATACGAGAAGGCGCTGGCCATAAGCCCCAAGGACGATTCCGCGCTCTACAACCTGGGGATCGCCTACAAGCACGCCGGCAAACCCCAGCTCGCGATTGAATCGTGGAAGAAGGCCGCCGAGCTCAATCCGGACAATCCCCAGCCATTGCTTGCGCTCGCGGACTTTTACTACGAGAACAACCACTACGACATGGCCATGGACGAATACCAGCGCATACTGCGGCGCTGGCCGAACATCCAGGAGGGCCACTTCAGCCTGGCCACGATCTATTACAAAAAAAACCTGCTCGATTACGCCCGCGAGGAATACAAGCGCGTCATCGAAATCAACGAAAAGTCCGACCTCGCGCGTCGCGCTTACGTTAACCTGGGAATCCTCGCCTCGAAGATCGAGAAGCCGAGCGACGACTCCATGCGAAATGCCGTCGGCTACGTGCAGAAGGCGCTGCTCCTGAAGCCCGGCGACGCGGAGGCGCTTTTTTCACTTGGGCTTCTGTACGCGAAGAAGGAGATGCACGACAAGGCCATCGATATCTTCTACCAGGCCGTCCGCGCGACGAACGATCCGAAGGTGATCGCCGAATCGTACAACAACATAGGCAAGTGCTACTTCAAAAAGGGTATGTATAAAAAGGCCCTGCAGTCCTTCACCAGGGGCATCGAGGAGGATCCCGTCAACGAGGAGCTCCGCATGAACCGCAAGGTGGCGATGCAGGCCTACGAGGAAGAGCTGGCGCGAAGGTGA
- a CDS encoding deoxyguanosinetriphosphate triphosphohydrolase, translating to MKGPHRAYLEEMEESLLAPWAARSGRSRGRQYPEPSHSYRTEFQRDRERIIHSRAFRRLEYKTQVFVNHEGDHYRTRLTHTIEVAQIARSIARALRLNEDLAEAVALAHDLGHTPFGHSGERALNDLMADSGGFEHNRQSLRVVEKLEERYGDFPGLNLTWETREGIIKHSSSYDHPEASDYAPAEQPSLEAQIIDHADEIAYNNHDIDDGLTSRLLDLDEVRRLSVWKIAVTRRGGDAALPGGRKLLVSAVIRTIIDLLVSDLIDTTRSAVARMGIQSYEDVRTASCKTVAFSAEIDEANRELKEFLRKYLYRHYRVVRMSIKAQKVINDLFTLYYEHPNALPESYFNRIESDGIRQTISDYIAGMTDRYALEEHQKLTDPMIRV from the coding sequence ATGAAGGGGCCGCACCGGGCATATCTTGAGGAGATGGAGGAATCGTTGCTCGCGCCGTGGGCCGCGCGCTCCGGCCGCTCCCGCGGCCGGCAGTACCCGGAGCCTTCGCACTCCTATCGCACGGAGTTTCAGCGCGACCGCGAACGCATCATCCACTCCCGCGCGTTCAGAAGGCTTGAATACAAGACGCAGGTGTTCGTCAACCACGAGGGCGACCATTACCGCACCCGTCTCACGCACACCATCGAGGTGGCGCAAATCGCGCGGTCCATCGCGCGGGCGCTCAGGCTCAACGAGGACCTGGCCGAGGCGGTCGCGCTCGCCCACGATCTCGGGCACACGCCCTTCGGCCATTCGGGCGAACGCGCCCTCAACGATCTCATGGCCGATTCGGGCGGGTTCGAGCACAACCGGCAGAGCCTTCGCGTGGTCGAGAAGCTCGAGGAGCGCTACGGCGACTTCCCGGGGCTCAACCTGACCTGGGAGACGCGGGAGGGCATCATCAAGCACTCATCCTCTTACGACCACCCCGAGGCATCGGACTACGCGCCCGCCGAACAGCCGTCCCTCGAGGCGCAGATCATCGATCATGCCGACGAAATCGCCTACAACAACCACGACATTGACGACGGTCTCACGTCCCGGCTGCTTGACCTCGACGAGGTGCGGCGGCTTTCAGTATGGAAAATCGCCGTGACGAGGCGCGGCGGCGACGCGGCGCTGCCCGGTGGACGGAAGCTCCTGGTGAGCGCCGTTATACGGACGATAATAGACCTCCTGGTGTCCGACCTCATCGACACCACGCGCTCCGCCGTCGCGCGCATGGGGATACAGAGCTATGAGGATGTACGGACGGCATCATGCAAGACCGTCGCGTTCAGCGCTGAGATCGACGAGGCCAACCGGGAGCTCAAGGAATTTCTCAGGAAATACCTGTACCGGCACTACAGGGTGGTCAGGATGAGCATAAAGGCGCAGAAGGTGATCAACGATCTGTTCACCCTGTATTACGAGCACCCGAATGCGCTTCCGGAGAGCTATTTCAACCGCATCGAGAGCGACGGGATTCGACAGACCATTTCCGATTACATTGCGGGCATGACCGACCGTTACGCGCTCGAGGAACACCAGAAACTTACGGACCCGATGATCCGCGTGTAG
- a CDS encoding DsbA family protein, whose amino-acid sequence MKKYTLLLIALSLAGAVISGVMVAGHYNPGIQERLIACGDALDNPCRALGLSGYAEILGAPIALFGLFYYLFMLFTLLAADYAGGRYYGDAICVLLPLALLSLAANMVLAALLVRLDLFCTLCVSTYAVNLLSAVALYLLWRETDRGEKQGMRESYRKLFRMPSTNDGRAVFSIYLLFTFFLFIAVFSAGGLIKSKAPGTRIPRSEIAEHVNAFYSTVPETAELPESALTLGEGGLTISVFTDFLCGACYQFYEVEKDLFARYRGRIRVAYYHYPLDRSCNPNVRSSRYPGSCAASRAMIAASQMGIFREYFLAHFGNFERVKRGFSPDAATATAAGLADSDEFTGTMNSRKTDELLARDLELARRLGIHATPTIIIGGRRLEGVPPAEILFGIIDREFRSGKGTGAKPR is encoded by the coding sequence ATGAAAAAGTACACGCTTCTTTTGATCGCGCTTTCGCTTGCGGGCGCCGTTATTTCGGGGGTAATGGTCGCCGGCCATTATAATCCCGGCATCCAGGAACGCCTCATCGCCTGCGGCGACGCGCTGGACAATCCCTGCCGGGCGCTCGGGCTTTCTGGCTACGCCGAGATTCTGGGCGCGCCAATCGCGCTCTTCGGTCTCTTCTACTACCTTTTCATGCTGTTCACGCTCCTCGCGGCCGATTACGCCGGAGGGCGTTATTACGGTGACGCTATCTGTGTGCTTCTGCCGCTTGCGCTCCTCTCACTCGCCGCGAACATGGTCCTCGCGGCGCTCCTTGTGCGACTCGACCTTTTCTGCACGCTCTGCGTCTCCACCTACGCGGTCAACCTGCTATCCGCCGTCGCGCTGTACCTGTTGTGGCGCGAAACGGACCGCGGGGAAAAACAGGGAATGCGGGAGTCGTATCGGAAACTGTTCAGAATGCCGTCAACGAACGACGGCAGGGCCGTGTTTTCCATTTACCTGCTGTTCACCTTTTTTCTTTTCATCGCCGTATTCTCCGCCGGCGGACTGATTAAATCGAAAGCGCCCGGCACACGGATACCGAGAAGCGAGATTGCCGAGCACGTCAATGCCTTTTACTCGACGGTTCCCGAAACGGCAGAACTTCCCGAAAGCGCTCTAACGCTTGGCGAAGGCGGTCTTACAATCTCGGTATTTACCGATTTTCTGTGCGGGGCCTGTTACCAGTTCTACGAGGTGGAAAAAGACCTCTTCGCCCGCTATCGCGGCCGTATCCGCGTGGCCTATTACCACTACCCGCTCGACCGTTCCTGCAACCCAAACGTCAGATCGAGCCGTTACCCGGGCTCCTGTGCCGCATCGCGCGCCATGATCGCCGCGTCACAGATGGGAATATTCCGGGAGTACTTTCTCGCGCACTTCGGAAACTTCGAGCGCGTTAAACGCGGTTTCTCGCCGGATGCCGCGACCGCCACGGCCGCGGGGCTTGCCGATAGCGACGAATTCACCGGGACGATGAACTCGCGAAAAACGGACGAGCTGCTCGCCCGGGACCTCGAACTTGCACGGAGACTCGGAATACACGCGACACCGACCATCATCATCGGGGGAAGAAGGCTTGAAGGGGTGCCGCCTGCGGAGATACTGTTTGGCATAATCGACCGGGAGTTTCGTTCGGGCAAAGGGACGGGGGCGAAGCCCCGGTAA
- the priA gene encoding primosomal protein N', which translates to MTERSPGIAGPGSFADVCVGYPVEGMFTYAVPEGVPVRVFSRVKVDFRGRIVTAFVLELHGKAPSGFEVKEIRSVIDQSPIFDERLLDCAHHVADNYFGSLGEALATALPSGERPSKRYRHPFGVSASRSIVLTDEQQAVHDAIMASFGSASAFHLLHGITGSGKTEVYMEIARRLMSEGASVVYLVPEISLSSQIFERLHDVFGEALIVYHSRLTAQQRLHNWMRFYSGDAKIAVGTRSAVFLQCPRLGAIIIDEEHDGSYKEHSTPRYNARRVAFYRCRKEGALLIMGSATPSVESLYAAERGLMKLHALKGRYGKAVLPEIEIVRLPSARPEAMLSTALKLHTKRAIDGGLQAIYLLNRRGFAPYVVCGECSAVLECPQCSISLNFHSDGNMLCHYCGYQRRLPEACPACGAERLEKVGSGTQRLEEIIANTFRGSRIFRLDQDSSRKKDAIFDLIEKMRAGEIDILLGTQMVAKGFDFHNVAVVGVILADIGLNFPDFRASERVFSLLLQVAGRGGRGDVPGKVIIQTLDENHYVFGFLKNHDYYGFYRHELSVRRALGYPPFSRITRLLARGPDEDAVEGAMARVTEVLRAGLKGVENTTVLGPAKAPLARIGGNHRHHAIIKARDMESIRPALRKASSERLPRGVYLEIDVDPFDML; encoded by the coding sequence TTGACTGAGCGCTCTCCCGGAATCGCTGGGCCCGGTTCTTTCGCGGATGTCTGCGTCGGTTATCCGGTCGAGGGAATGTTTACCTACGCGGTCCCGGAGGGCGTTCCCGTCAGGGTTTTTTCGCGGGTGAAGGTCGACTTCAGGGGCAGGATAGTGACGGCGTTCGTGCTGGAACTGCATGGAAAAGCTCCGTCCGGGTTCGAGGTCAAGGAAATCCGCTCGGTAATCGACCAGTCCCCCATCTTCGACGAACGCCTGCTCGACTGCGCTCACCATGTGGCGGACAACTATTTCGGATCGCTCGGCGAGGCGCTCGCGACGGCGCTTCCCTCGGGCGAGCGGCCGTCGAAGCGCTACCGCCATCCCTTCGGCGTATCCGCTTCCCGCTCGATCGTCCTCACCGACGAGCAGCAGGCGGTGCATGACGCGATCATGGCTTCGTTCGGATCGGCCTCGGCCTTCCACCTGCTGCACGGCATTACCGGCAGCGGAAAGACCGAGGTTTACATGGAGATCGCCCGTCGCTTAATGAGCGAGGGCGCGTCGGTCGTCTACCTGGTCCCCGAGATATCGCTATCGTCGCAGATATTCGAACGGCTCCACGACGTTTTCGGCGAGGCGCTTATCGTCTATCACAGCCGCCTCACGGCCCAGCAGCGTCTCCACAACTGGATGCGTTTTTACTCCGGGGACGCGAAGATCGCCGTAGGCACCCGCTCGGCCGTGTTTTTACAGTGCCCGCGACTGGGGGCCATCATCATAGACGAGGAGCATGACGGCTCGTACAAGGAACACAGTACGCCCCGGTACAACGCGCGCAGGGTGGCGTTTTACCGGTGCAGGAAGGAGGGGGCGCTCCTAATTATGGGTTCCGCCACCCCCTCGGTCGAGTCGCTGTACGCCGCGGAACGCGGCCTCATGAAGCTCCATGCGCTCAAGGGGCGATACGGGAAGGCGGTGCTTCCCGAAATCGAGATTGTCCGCCTTCCGTCAGCGAGGCCCGAGGCGATGCTCTCGACCGCGCTCAAGCTCCACACCAAACGCGCGATCGACGGCGGGCTGCAGGCCATATACCTGCTGAACCGGCGCGGCTTCGCGCCGTATGTCGTGTGCGGCGAGTGCTCCGCGGTGCTTGAATGCCCGCAGTGCAGCATCAGCCTCAATTTCCACAGCGACGGAAACATGCTCTGCCATTACTGCGGATACCAGCGCCGCCTGCCCGAAGCCTGTCCCGCCTGCGGGGCGGAAAGGCTCGAGAAGGTGGGCTCGGGCACCCAGCGCCTGGAGGAGATCATCGCCAATACTTTCCGGGGAAGCCGCATCTTCAGGCTCGACCAGGATAGCTCGCGAAAGAAGGACGCCATCTTCGACCTGATCGAGAAAATGCGCGCGGGAGAAATCGACATACTGCTCGGCACGCAGATGGTCGCCAAGGGTTTCGATTTTCATAATGTCGCGGTGGTCGGGGTGATCCTGGCCGACATAGGGCTCAACTTTCCCGATTTCCGGGCCTCTGAGCGCGTTTTTTCGCTCCTCCTCCAGGTGGCGGGGCGCGGTGGGCGGGGGGATGTCCCGGGGAAGGTGATAATCCAGACCCTTGACGAGAACCACTATGTGTTCGGCTTTTTAAAGAACCACGATTATTACGGTTTTTACCGGCACGAACTCTCCGTACGCCGGGCCCTTGGATATCCTCCTTTTTCGCGCATAACGCGGCTTCTGGCCAGGGGCCCCGACGAGGACGCCGTCGAGGGCGCCATGGCCCGGGTAACGGAGGTGCTCCGCGCGGGGCTGAAGGGGGTCGAGAACACGACGGTCCTCGGCCCGGCGAAAGCGCCGCTTGCCAGAATCGGCGGGAACCATCGCCATCACGCAATCATCAAGGCGCGCGACATGGAGTCAATACGGCCGGCCCTGCGAAAGGCGAGTTCGGAGCGGCTTCCGCGCGGAGTCTATCTGGAAATTGACGTGGACCCCTTCGACATGCTTTAG